A window from Gossypium raimondii isolate GPD5lz chromosome 7, ASM2569854v1, whole genome shotgun sequence encodes these proteins:
- the LOC105796626 gene encoding mitogen-activated protein kinase homolog MMK2 isoform X1 codes for MSMESSYGPGAHTIKGIPTHGGRYVLYNVYGNHFEVSRKYAPPIRPVGRGAYGIVCAALNSETREEVAIKKIGNAFDNRIDAKRTLREIKLLRHMDHENVIAIKDIIRPPQRENFNDVYIVYELMDTDLWQIIRSDQQLTDDRCWYFVYQILRGLKYAHSANVLHRDLKPANLLLNANGNLKIVEFGLASTTSETDFMTECIGTCWYLAPELLQNCSEYTAAVDIWSVGCILGEMMTRQPLFPGRDHVHQLRLITELIGSPNDSSCEFLRCDKSRRYVRQLPQYPRQNFSVRFPNMSPGAVDLLEKMLIFDPHRRITVDEALCHPYLAPLHDINEEPVCPRPFSFDFEQPSFTEENIKELIYRESVKYNPDPIH; via the exons ATGTCAATGGAGTCAAGCTATGGGCCAGGGGCTCACACCATCAAAGGAATACCAACTCATGGTGGACGCTATGTTCTGTACAACGTTTATGGTAACCACTTCGAAGTTTCCAGAAAATACGCCCCTCCTATTCGCCCCGTCGGCCGTGGTGCTTATGGTATTGTCTG TGCTGCTTTGAATTCAGAGACACGTGAGGAGGTTGCTATCAAGAAAATTGGTAATGCATTTGACAATAGGATTGACGCCAAAAGGACATTGCGAGAGATCAAGCTTCTTCGTCACATGGATCATGAGAAT GTGATTGCCATCAAAGACATCATACGGCCTCCGCAGAGGGAGAACTTTAATGATGTCTACATTGTTTATGAACTGATGGACACTGATCTTTGGCAAATCATACGATCTGACCAACAATTGACAGATGATCGTTGTTGG TACTTTGTATATCAGATTTTACGAGGGCTCAAGTATGCACATTCAGCAAATGTATTGCATCGTGATTTAAAGCCCGCAAATTTGCTTCTGAATGCTAATGGCAACCTTAAAATTGTGGAATTTGGGCTTGCAAGTACAACGTCCGAAACTGACTTTATGACAGAATGTATAGGCACTTGTTGGTATCTGGCGCCAGAATTACTTCAAAATTGTTCTGAGTACACTGCTGCAGTTGATATTTGGTCGGTAGGTTGCATACTGGGTGAAATGATGACCAGGCAACCCCTCTTCCCTGGAAGAGACCATGTGCATCAGTTGAGGCTTATCACAGAG CTTATAGGTTCACCTAATGATTCCAGCTGTGAGTTCCTTCGATGTGACAAATCCAGAAGATACGTTAGACAGCTTCCACAATACCCAAGGCAAAATTTTTCTGTTAGATTTCCTAACATGTCACCTGGTGCTGTTGATTTGCTAGAGAAGATGCTTATCTTTGATCCCCATAGGCGCATTACAG TCGATGAAGCTCTATGTCACCCGTACTTGGCACCTCTTCATGACATCAATGAGGAGCCTGTATGCCCAAGGCCTTTCAGTTTTGATTTTGAGCAGCCATCTTTTACTGAAGAAAATATCAAGGAGCTCATCTATAGAGAATCTGTAAAATACAATCCAGACCCAATTCATTGA
- the LOC105796626 gene encoding mitogen-activated protein kinase 4 isoform X2 encodes MSMESSYGPGAHTIKGIPTHGGRYVLYNVYGNHFEVSRKYAPPIRPVGRGAYGIVCAALNSETREEVAIKKIGNAFDNRIDAKRTLREIKLLRHMDHENVIAIKDIIRPPQRENFNDVYIVYELMDTDLWQIIRSDQQLTDDRCWVGIKCILSCTCWYLAPELLQNCSEYTAAVDIWSVGCILGEMMTRQPLFPGRDHVHQLRLITELIGSPNDSSCEFLRCDKSRRYVRQLPQYPRQNFSVRFPNMSPGAVDLLEKMLIFDPHRRITVDEALCHPYLAPLHDINEEPVCPRPFSFDFEQPSFTEENIKELIYRESVKYNPDPIH; translated from the exons ATGTCAATGGAGTCAAGCTATGGGCCAGGGGCTCACACCATCAAAGGAATACCAACTCATGGTGGACGCTATGTTCTGTACAACGTTTATGGTAACCACTTCGAAGTTTCCAGAAAATACGCCCCTCCTATTCGCCCCGTCGGCCGTGGTGCTTATGGTATTGTCTG TGCTGCTTTGAATTCAGAGACACGTGAGGAGGTTGCTATCAAGAAAATTGGTAATGCATTTGACAATAGGATTGACGCCAAAAGGACATTGCGAGAGATCAAGCTTCTTCGTCACATGGATCATGAGAAT GTGATTGCCATCAAAGACATCATACGGCCTCCGCAGAGGGAGAACTTTAATGATGTCTACATTGTTTATGAACTGATGGACACTGATCTTTGGCAAATCATACGATCTGACCAACAATTGACAGATGATCGTTGTTGGGTTGGTATCAAATGCATCCTCTCGT GCACTTGTTGGTATCTGGCGCCAGAATTACTTCAAAATTGTTCTGAGTACACTGCTGCAGTTGATATTTGGTCGGTAGGTTGCATACTGGGTGAAATGATGACCAGGCAACCCCTCTTCCCTGGAAGAGACCATGTGCATCAGTTGAGGCTTATCACAGAG CTTATAGGTTCACCTAATGATTCCAGCTGTGAGTTCCTTCGATGTGACAAATCCAGAAGATACGTTAGACAGCTTCCACAATACCCAAGGCAAAATTTTTCTGTTAGATTTCCTAACATGTCACCTGGTGCTGTTGATTTGCTAGAGAAGATGCTTATCTTTGATCCCCATAGGCGCATTACAG TCGATGAAGCTCTATGTCACCCGTACTTGGCACCTCTTCATGACATCAATGAGGAGCCTGTATGCCCAAGGCCTTTCAGTTTTGATTTTGAGCAGCCATCTTTTACTGAAGAAAATATCAAGGAGCTCATCTATAGAGAATCTGTAAAATACAATCCAGACCCAATTCATTGA